A window of Suncus etruscus isolate mSunEtr1 chromosome 4, mSunEtr1.pri.cur, whole genome shotgun sequence contains these coding sequences:
- the LOC126005897 gene encoding serine/threonine-protein phosphatase PGAM5, mitochondrial-like, whose translation MVYRQMLQMAACSLALGSATVLFSTSMVGKHSSHAGGDAEFWGIEVSAREGSRFFGYGAWDPNWDRRDPLSRQKRSQGYGDESYRVESDKTKAARHIFLIRHSQYHADAHSEQGHTLTPLGREQAELTGLRLASLGLKFSQIVHSSMTRAIETTNIISKHLPGVSRVSTDLLREGFPIEPVPPVPNSKPEASRLSKDQARLEAAFQIYIHRADTQQQEDSYEIFICHANVIRYFVCRALQFPPEGWCRFSICNGSITYLLVWPNGQVVLRTLGDTGFMPPNMITRS comes from the coding sequence ATGGTGTACCGGCAGATGCTGCAGATGGCGGCCTGTAGCCTGGCCTTGGGCTCGGCTACAGTGCTTTTCTCCACCTCAATGGTGGGCAAGCACTCGTCCCACGCGGGTGGAGATGCTGAATTTTGGGGGATCGAGGTGTCAGCAAGGGAGGGATCTCGCTTCTTCGGGTATGGCGCCTGGGACCCCAACTGGGACAGGCGAGATCCGCTGTCCCGACAGAAAAGGAGCCAGGGATATGGAGACGAATCATACAGAGTGGAGAGTGACAAAACCAAGGCCGCTCGGCATATCTTTCTCATTAGACACTCCCAGTACCATGCGGACGCCCACTCTGAGCAGGGCCACACTCTGACCCCCCTGGGGAGGGAACAAGCCGAACTAACCGGCCTCCGACTCGCCAGCCTGGGGCTGAAGTTCAGTCAGATTGTCCATTCCTCGATGACCCGTGCAATCGAAACCACCAACATCATCAGCAAGCATCTCCCAGGCGTCAGCAGAGTCAGCACCGACTTGCTGCGAGAAGGTTTCCCTATTGAGCCTGTGCCCCCTGTGCCTAATAGCAAGCCAGAGGCTTCTCGGCTTTCCAAAGATCAAGCCCGGCTCGAAGCCGCTTTTCAAATCTACATCCACCGTGCTGACACCCAGCAGCAGGAGGACAGTTATGAAATCTTCATCTGTCATGCCAATGTTATCCGCTACTTCGTATGCCGTGCGCTGCAGTTCCCGCCTGAAGGCTGGTGCCGCTTCTCGATCTGCAACGGCAGCATCACCTACTTGCTAGTCTGGCCCAATGGTCAGGTGGTGCTTAGGACCCTTGGGGACACGGGTTTTATGCCTCCCAATATGATCACTCGCTCCTGA